From the Thermodesulfobacteriota bacterium genome, the window TACCCCGGATATGGCCACGGTCTTGAAGGCCTGCGTGCAGGCGAGGCTCAATATCCTCATCTCCGGCGGCACGGGCTCCGGGAAAACCACCTTCCTGAACATCCTCTCCGAGGCCATACCCGAGGGAGAGAGGGTCGTAACCATCGAAGACTCGGCCGAGCTCCAACTCAAGCAGGAGCACGTGGTAAGGCTCGAAACGAGGCCCCCGAACATAGAGGGTGCGGGACAGGTCACCCAGAGGGACCTCGTCAGGAACTCGCTCAGGATGAGACCCGACAGGATCGTAATCGGCGAGGTCAGGGGCGACGAAGCGCTGGACATGCTCCAGGCCATGAACACCGGCCACGACGGCTCGCTCTCGACCATCCACGCGAACAGCACAAGGGACGCCATGCTCAGGCTCGAAACGATGGTGCTCATGGCCGGGGTGGACCTCCCCGAAAGGGCCATAAGAGAACAGGTCTCCTCCGCGCTGCACGTGATTATACAGCTCTCAAGGTTGCCGGACGGCACGAGGAAACTATCGAGGGTGTCCGAGATAACCGGGATGGAAGGCAACACGATAGTGATGCATGATATCTTCCTGTACGACAGGAAAGGGATCGGACCGGACGGCACCGTGCTGGGCGAGTTCAAGCCCACGGGCGTGAGGCCGAGGTTCATGGACAAGCTCAAGCTGCATGGGATCGACATCCCGTCTAAAATTTTCGAACCTGAGAGGGAAACATGATACTGGCGCCTTTACACATAGTCGTAATGTTCTTCTTCGCGGCGTTCCTCGCCGTCATCACCCTCTACATGTGGGTCGTGGAGGTACGCTCCTCGCCGAGATACCAGATCAGAAAGCGCATGAGGGGCCTCGCCTCGGACGCTGCCGACAGACGCTTCCCCGCGGACCTCAGGGTGGAACTCTTGAAGGAGATGTCCCCCCTCGACAGGGTGCTCTTCAAGT encodes:
- a CDS encoding CpaF family protein translates to MAVSDVTPGERASKLDSYQSLKSRIHRKLIENIDLSNVGLIEKDILRKEIGRIVEGLIRDEGVPLNRSERESLITDIQHETFGLGPMEPLLADPDIADILVNRYDQVYIEKFGKLSKTDLVFRDNNHLLQIIDRIVSKVGRRVDESSPYVDARLPDGSRVNAIIPPLALDGPVLSIRRFGTNPLKINDLLNFGTLTPDMATVLKACVQARLNILISGGTGSGKTTFLNILSEAIPEGERVVTIEDSAELQLKQEHVVRLETRPPNIEGAGQVTQRDLVRNSLRMRPDRIVIGEVRGDEALDMLQAMNTGHDGSLSTIHANSTRDAMLRLETMVLMAGVDLPERAIREQVSSALHVIIQLSRLPDGTRKLSRVSEITGMEGNTIVMHDIFLYDRKGIGPDGTVLGEFKPTGVRPRFMDKLKLHGIDIPSKIFEPERET